In the Deltaproteobacteria bacterium genome, one interval contains:
- the queF gene encoding preQ(1) synthase produces MPTQPSKELQTIPNPRQDRDYEVAMECPEFTCVCPKTGQPDFATIRIRYVPGPRCVELLSLKLYLWSYRGEGAFHEDVVNRILDDLVAACAPKYMSVEGEFNVRGGIHTLVTAEHGARPRGAGRTPATG; encoded by the coding sequence GTGCCGACGCAACCCAGCAAGGAGCTGCAGACCATACCCAATCCGCGGCAGGACCGGGACTATGAGGTGGCCATGGAATGTCCCGAGTTCACCTGCGTGTGCCCCAAGACCGGGCAGCCGGATTTCGCCACCATCCGCATCCGCTACGTTCCCGGCCCGCGTTGCGTCGAGCTGCTGTCGTTGAAGCTCTACCTGTGGTCGTATCGCGGGGAGGGCGCCTTTCACGAGGACGTGGTGAACCGCATCCTGGACGACCTGGTGGCGGCGTGCGCGCCCAAGTACATGAGCGTGGAGGGCGAGTTCAACGTCCGGGGCGGCATCCACACGTTGGTGACGGCGGAGCACGGCGCGCGGCCCCGGGGCGCGGGCCGGACCCCCGCTACGGGGTGA